The following nucleotide sequence is from Coleofasciculaceae cyanobacterium.
AAAGATATACTAAATCCAGACCGTCCAATAAAACTCAAACTCGATGGAGAAGTTATTGAAAAAGCCAACAAGCACCTTTTATACAATGAAAGCGATCCATCTAAGATAGTTCCCTTAAAGACGTGGACAAATGTATCGAGCCTCATGCTAGATGTACCCGACCATATATTAGTATTAGAATTTACGCTAAAAGATTAAATAAAAATTGTACTAAAGTACAAAATTATTGAAATGAAGCTTTTAATTATTAGTCATTCCTGTGTTACTCCAATTAACCAACAGTTTTACGCCGAACTAGAACGACAAAATAATTGGCTAATAACTATCGTAGCTCCTAATAATTGGAAAACTGAGTACGGTAAGGTTTTAAGCTTAGAACCCTGGTCCGATTATCAAGGAAAACTAGTGGGTATTCCAGTTTTGTTATCGGGAAATATTCCCCTGCATATTTACCGTTCCACATTTATTCGCTTATTAAAAGAACTAAAACCTGACTTTATCTACGTTCATCAAGAGCCTTACGCCATTCAAACCGCTCAAGTCTATTTAGCAAATAGCTTAACTATTAATAAACCGATCGCTTTTTTTACTTGGCAAAATATTTATAAACGATATCCCCTAATTTTCGATCAAATTGAAAAATTTACCTTAAAAAATAGCAGCGTTGCTTTTACGGGTTCTCGTAGTGCTGAAGAAGTTTTAAGAAAAAAAGGTTTTCAAGGAAACTGTATTATGCTACCTTCAGGAATTAATACAGACATTTATACTGATTCTCATGAAGCTCAAACATTAAAAGAAACTTTACG
It contains:
- a CDS encoding glycosyltransferase, translated to MKLLIISHSCVTPINQQFYAELERQNNWLITIVAPNNWKTEYGKVLSLEPWSDYQGKLVGIPVLLSGNIPLHIYRSTFIRLLKELKPDFIYVHQEPYAIQTAQVYLANSLTINKPIAFFTWQNIYKRYPLIFDQIEKFTLKNSSVAFTGSRSAEEVLRKKGFQGNCIMLPSGINTDIYTDSHEAQTLKETLRKTRSEVIIGYLGRIVVEKGLKTLLQALHKIKELPWQLVMVGTGEYETEFKQIARELQINHKINYLGYVPHTKAPLYLSAFDLLVLPSETQPNWKEQFGRVIIESMACGTPVIGSNSGEIPYLIEATGGGLTFPEAQPEALARQLSKLVEDRDLRSDLGQKGHQAVVENYTNSTLVRGFAATIEKVVEAEKK